In one window of Pseudomonas sp. IAC-BECa141 DNA:
- a CDS encoding aldehyde dehydrogenase family protein: MWTIKHSYIDGVLVHVQGRETIECINPATESVIGTVTLANRDDARQAIAAAQRAQNTMGRTSKAERIDMLKRLQAAVLESTDEIRDTAIEKYGAPLARAQWVSQYASQSFANAAQVLENYELVRSVGHARVIMEPVGVSGLEAFLEAKSIVED; the protein is encoded by the coding sequence ATGTGGACTATCAAGCACAGCTACATCGATGGCGTGTTAGTGCACGTTCAGGGCCGCGAAACGATCGAATGCATCAATCCGGCAACGGAATCTGTCATCGGCACCGTCACCCTGGCCAACCGAGACGACGCCAGGCAAGCCATCGCCGCCGCCCAGCGTGCGCAAAACACGATGGGGCGTACCTCCAAAGCCGAGCGTATCGACATGCTCAAGCGCCTTCAGGCGGCGGTACTGGAGAGCACCGACGAAATACGCGACACCGCCATCGAGAAATACGGCGCACCGTTGGCCCGTGCGCAATGGGTCAGCCAGTACGCGTCGCAGTCCTTCGCCAACGCAGCGCAGGTGCTGGAGAACTACGAGCTGGTCCGGTCTGTGGGGCATGCAAGGGTGATCATGGAGCCGGTCGGGGTGTCGGGGCTGGAAGCGTTTCTTGAAGCGAAAAGCATCGTAGAGGACTGA
- a CDS encoding catalase, whose amino-acid sequence MNKLTTAAGAPVVDNNNVQTAGPRGPMLLQDVWLLEKLAHFDREVIPERRMHAKGSGAFGTFTVTHDITRFTKAKVFSCVGKTTDVFVRFSTVAGERGAADAERDIRGFAIKFYTEQGNWDLVGNNTPVFFLRDPLKFPDLNHAVKRDPRTNLRSARNNWDFWTLLPEALHQVTIVMSDRGLPRTYRHMHGFGSHTFSFISPANKRFWVKFTWKTQQGIENLTDQQAATLIGDDRESAQRDLYNAIEEGHFPQWKLYVQVMPELDAETYPINPFDLTKVWPHADYPLIEVGVLELNRNPDNYFADVEQAAFNPANVVPGISFSPDKMLQARLFSYGDAQRYRVGVNHHQIPVNAPRCPVNSYHRDGQMRTDANAGSTIGYEPNSYGQWAEQPDFSEPPLALKGSAGHWNHREDDDYFSQPGALFRAMSPARQQVLFENTARSIHGASAQTRQRHIDNCTRADPAYGAGVAQAIEALG is encoded by the coding sequence ATGAACAAGCTGACGACTGCCGCGGGCGCGCCCGTGGTTGATAACAACAACGTACAGACCGCCGGCCCGAGAGGCCCGATGCTGTTGCAGGACGTTTGGTTGCTGGAAAAACTTGCGCACTTCGATCGCGAAGTCATTCCCGAGCGGCGCATGCACGCCAAGGGTTCGGGTGCGTTTGGCACTTTCACCGTCACCCACGACATCACCCGTTTCACCAAGGCCAAAGTGTTTTCCTGCGTGGGCAAGACCACCGATGTGTTCGTGCGCTTCTCGACCGTGGCCGGCGAACGTGGCGCGGCGGATGCCGAGCGCGACATCCGTGGATTCGCCATCAAGTTCTATACCGAGCAAGGCAACTGGGACCTGGTGGGCAACAACACGCCGGTGTTCTTTCTGCGCGATCCGTTGAAATTCCCCGACCTCAACCATGCGGTCAAACGCGACCCGCGCACCAACCTGCGCAGCGCCCGCAACAACTGGGATTTCTGGACACTGCTGCCCGAGGCGCTGCATCAGGTCACGATCGTCATGAGCGACCGCGGACTGCCGCGCACCTATCGCCATATGCACGGTTTCGGCAGCCATACCTTCAGTTTCATCAGCCCGGCGAACAAGCGTTTCTGGGTGAAATTCACCTGGAAGACCCAGCAAGGCATTGAAAACCTCACCGACCAACAAGCCGCAACCCTGATCGGCGATGACCGCGAAAGCGCCCAGCGCGACCTGTACAACGCGATCGAGGAAGGTCACTTCCCGCAATGGAAGCTCTACGTGCAAGTGATGCCGGAGCTGGATGCCGAGACTTATCCGATCAACCCGTTCGACCTGACCAAAGTCTGGCCCCACGCGGATTACCCGCTGATCGAAGTCGGTGTGCTCGAACTCAACCGCAACCCCGACAACTACTTTGCCGACGTCGAACAGGCAGCCTTCAACCCGGCCAACGTGGTGCCCGGCATCAGCTTCTCGCCGGACAAAATGCTTCAGGCGCGACTGTTCTCCTACGGCGATGCACAGCGCTATCGCGTCGGCGTCAATCATCATCAGATCCCGGTGAATGCGCCGCGCTGCCCGGTCAACAGCTATCACCGGGACGGCCAGATGCGCACCGATGCGAACGCGGGCAGCACAATCGGCTACGAGCCCAACAGCTACGGCCAGTGGGCCGAGCAACCGGATTTCAGTGAGCCACCGCTGGCCCTCAAAGGCAGCGCCGGACACTGGAATCATCGCGAGGACGACGATTACTTCTCGCAACCGGGTGCGCTGTTCCGGGCCATGTCGCCCGCCCGGCAACAGGTCTTGTTTGAGAACACGGCGCGCTCGATCCATGGCGCCAGCGCCCAGACCCGACAACGCCACATCGATAACTGCACCCGCGCCGATCCGGCGTACGGTGCAGGCGTTGCGCAGGCCATCGAAGCGCTGGGCTGA
- a CDS encoding organic hydroperoxide resistance protein, with amino-acid sequence MIDIEKTLYSAHTHTTGGREGTGRSQDGRLDLKLSPPGAPGSGTNPEQLFAVCWSACFLGSLRHACNARKIGFPATAGVDAQIDLVHGEQGFLLQARLAVSLPEIEPEVAQQLIDAAHQNCPYSKATRNNIKVSITLA; translated from the coding sequence ATGATTGATATCGAAAAAACCCTCTACTCCGCGCATACCCACACCACAGGAGGTCGCGAGGGCACAGGGCGCAGTCAGGATGGCCGACTGGATCTCAAGCTTTCTCCACCGGGCGCACCCGGCAGCGGAACCAACCCCGAGCAATTGTTTGCCGTGTGCTGGTCGGCCTGTTTTCTGGGCTCACTGCGCCATGCCTGCAACGCGCGCAAGATCGGTTTTCCGGCAACGGCCGGAGTCGATGCTCAAATCGATCTGGTCCATGGGGAGCAGGGTTTTCTCCTGCAGGCGAGACTGGCGGTTTCACTGCCGGAGATCGAGCCTGAGGTGGCGCAACAACTGATCGACGCGGCGCACCAGAATTGCCCTTACTCCAAGGCCACGCGCAACAACATCAAGGTCAGCATCACCCTCGCCTGA